The window TATTAAAGTAACTTTCTAATGTTTAAAGTAACACATGTTCTTTGATAATACTCATGTCACTTTGTTACATTGTTTAGATTCAAATAACTCTCTTTCAGGTTTAGTGTTTTTACCTTCTCtcatttatcaatttattttaaaatgaagttcTTATGCACATCTttgattttaagaaattaaaattttgaatcaatCCGTGTTTAAGAAGGTATCCCTAAGATCCTCGTTAAAAATGTGAAGAAACAACACatggacaaaaatatttgtttattttttattttgaatgtgTTATACACTTCTAACAAAATGATTAGGAGATGTTTATGgtgtaaatatgttttaaattattagaattattattattcttactTGGATatgcaaaatattatttaatatataaaagttaaacatttgtgtttaatttacaaatttgttatagatAATAAAGTGAAATAATGTAAGATAAGAGACTCAAATTAAATAGTATTAGCTAGGTGTACACgtatatattttactaaaattaaaatgagagaGTCATCTCACACCTAGGTTAACACCAAGAAAACACAACAAACCAATTGAATATACacttagaaaaaaagataGCAAATATAACCTAGCGAGAGAAGTTGTGAGCCacttaaaacaataaataaaaatttcgtATTGAATATTCATTCAACGAGGACACAATGAGCCTCCATCAACACTGGTCTATTACGTATAGGCCAAACATGGTAATTAACAATACAACAAGTAACTCTTCATGCCTTATGCTTGGATGGATTCTGATTGCTCAActtacaaattcaaacaagGTGGGTGTCACAGTATGAAATCCAACTAATACATCTTCCTCATGTATACAAGCATAACTCTTCATATAGTCTCACTGAATCAGGCTCAAAATAAGGAAAATCCAAACAACTCtttattaaagtaaaataaacaaacaaccaAAAGCTTTAGCTCTCACTTATTCATGAATagtagataataaaaatataatacaaaccTAAAAAGTAAAGAGTATTTAATTTGATGGGAATTTAAgcattgattaattaaaaagtttagataatttttaattgatcaaGCATTAgatgtaaaattgaaattagcGCAAGTAGTCATCCGACCCAGTAAAGTTGGGGTGAATCCAAGTCTAGAAGTAGCCAAATCAAATTCAAGCAATTTATCCTCAATCTGGTGGGCTCCAATCACAATCGCGGTTCTCACATCAACTCCTCCGTCTACAAATCCCAAGCACAATACCTCATCGTTTACCTGTACCATCGAGTTCGCACCGAACATGCTCCAAATCACTTTTTTGTTCTGCAAAACCAAATCTATCGTCGGAACTCCCGCCCCCAATCGAGTGCTTGGAAAGCTCTTTGAACTGTAACAAACTTCAAACGGTGCCACCGCTCCCACCCTCGGTACTTTTGATACCTCCGTCGTGAATGCTTTCACCAACGCTTTGTATATTGACGATTCTAGTACGGTGAATGGATTCACTGTGCTGATTTTCGTTCCGCCGTTTCCGTTGCTGTCGATTTTCAGAAGGGTCGTGTTGAGTGGGACGGGTTTGGAGTTAACGACGATGGACGTAACGCCGATGAAATATTCAGTGGATTTTTCCCCGGCGGAGGACACGCCTGCGGTACTGACGGGGTTGATGAAGAGCGGGGTGTAGGTGAAGGAATTTGTTAAGTCGATGTTGGGTAAGAAATGGTATGGGCCGTTACCGGAGAAGATGACGCCAGGGGAACTAGTGGAGCCGCTCAAGCACACGGCGAATTTTCTGTTAAAGCTGAAGGCGGCGGCGAATTGGGATGGTAGAGAGATTCCGTTTCTTCCGAATCCGGCCATTCCAGTTACGCCGGGGGCGAGGCCTTCGAGGAGAAAAGTGGAACCGCAGACGAAGAGGAAATTAGGGATCGACACGGCTCTGGTTGGATTGAAGCCGTTGGTGGAGGAAACAGAGACGACGTCTGAAGCGACTTCTCCGCTAGTTGAGAGACGGATAATGGTGTTGCCGGGGAAAAGGCTGCAGGTATTGTTGTTGCAGCCGGGGCGGGGTGGCGAAAAGCATTGACCGCAGGCACTGGACTTCGAGGCGAGGGAGCATTGGGCGGAACGACAACGAGCGGGTTTGTAGGAGGAAGAAACGTAGCCACGGTCACAGTCGACCCACATGAACTGACCGCCGAGGTCCACCGTGAGCTTGACCGGAACTAGAGGAGTTCGTTGGTGGATCTCGGTTATATATTGAAGAGATGGGTGTTTGGTAACAGGGAGAAGGAGGGATTTGGGACGGAAGGAAGTTGCAGCAATGGAAATggagaagaggaggaagagaatggaggagaagaaggagaaggaagtGGAGGAGGCCATTGAGGAGGGAGTGTTTTGAGGTAATTTGTTGGTGTGAAGTGAGGAGGAAGGTTTGTGAATTTATATAGGAAGTGTGGTTGACGAATTTGACCGGTcatccaaaataattatttcttcactcttctttttcaaataagttATGTATTTAGCTAAAAAGTTGATGTGCGAACACAGTCCTCAGATACACCATGTAACaaacaactaaaaattaatgattaatccaacaaataataacattctagaattataaatatgacaTGTTTAATTAAGAGTTAATCATAAATTTGgtttagtaattttttatttcctgtCTATTACACGTTGaactaaatataatatcaaatctgAAGTTCtgtgaggaaaaaaaaaagaaaaaagaagctaATCTTACATTTCATTgatcaataattaaattttcttgaattatggatacaaaaaatatttagaaaagaaaacttattagtattcctttttcttttttaataaaataaaactatattttctctctatctttcttgctatttttctattaaaaaaatatttcttctcaaaagcttgatttgatggCTGTCTTCTTCCTCCCTCCTTACTTTCTTTAATTCTAATGGTTAATGGCCttcttactttctttttgaaatatttttttatttctcttctaaaggttctctttctttttttaattgctTTAAAAGGTTTTCCTACAAATGATTAAAGTACGTTTGAATGTTTGTATTACCATGCAGTGCACCAGTAAATAATCCTCTTCTACACAAAGTGAATTAATGTATGGTAATTGATATGAGTAATTACATCCCCATATCACAACTCTTGCACTAAAAAGAACACTCATCTCAATTAGgggataattttttaaaatcaaaattgatgagataaaaatagaaatttgttttcttaaaaaaaaaaattgccaaagttttcaaaaacagtGTAAATGTTGATATGTAAttaacaaattcattttttctttttgcactTGCATCCTTGATAAAATCCAATTCCAGGAGTCTTTCTACAAATCTCCCAATAGGTTGAAAACTACAAATCTCATGCTAACAAACTAGCCtccaaaattgtaaaaataaaacaataaaactttgaaagtaaatttgaagttaattcAATAATATCTACTCATTAGCtaacattttatataaataataaaatttattacaacaagattaaacataattttgaaaagacacgAAGGGGCAACCAAGATTGGACAATAGTTTTAGTACCCtaccaataataattaagatcTTCTCTCAAAATGTGAGCAGGAAGAGCCCAAATTCGAAATACCCTAAATACTTTGTGTGGATGACGTGGAGTATTTTTGTTCAAACGTGGAAGGCTTTGAAAAGTCTTCAGAAGGGTGCGATACCAAAACGGTTGGCGCTTTGTCCACGTGGAGCCTCTGATTTCTCCAGCTGTTTGCCACGTTTGAATATAAGTTGTAGTACTACTCATTTGACTTTTCTATCACTATCCATTCTTATCCTTTCTTtaacaactttaaattcaaattcaccTAATTAATTTGCCCAAGCTTGGCCTTCATTAGGATTTTAGGACTTACCAGTTGTACCCATCAATTAATTcagtaattattttaatttcaaatctataCTTTCATTATTGTTAGTAACTTTTATGTCATGTTATTAGTTCATAACATTGGTTGGACTAGGCTCTtgttggtatatatataaatattatccAACAAATTGCACCACAAAATTGAATAATCCATAAACTTTTGACTTGGAACATTGACAATACATACTATTAAAAAACATGATCTTAGGGGTCCATAATGATAGACGTGGAGAAAagatttgagaagaaaaaattaagttattgCGTGTTGACAATAACATATGATGTAATAGGTAAAGCTCaaagtttcaattaaataatatagtaAGCAAGCATGTTATTGTCACATCTAACATGGTTTTATTAATAAGATATTGGATTACATCGgttaaaataaagaagacaTGTTCCATTAAGTGAACATTCATTCGTAATGTACTTTCTATCATATCCTCTGAACGACGTGTAAGAGGatatcataaattaataaatattgctAAATCAtaccaaatatttaattacaatttctGTTAGAATAACTATGGATACGccttaaaagaatatttgaagAGTCcttacaaaaatagtaaaaaaaattaataatgaaatttatatcactatattttctaaattgcaaaagtagcaaatttaaaagtcaatAATCGTAcgattatataattaattgtcatATTCGCTAAAAGATATGTGCAATGagctattttttctaaatgtttttgtcatttgatgcaattttctgatattttatttgttcagCTCGTTTGAACAAAGTTTGTGAAGAATATTAGGAtaggaaaatgattttaatggttcctttttgaaaaatattattttataaggaAAGGTTGTGAAGCTAAtgggaaaaatattttatttggttcttttttaaaaaatattatttccttGTTTATTGAAGATTTTTGATTGAGATTATAATGCACTTGTATGGGCATTATTCAACGtgctttattttgtaaaaatggagagaaatgTGTGACTACGCAAGAGGAAGACAATTTTGTGAGGGACAACTTCACATTTAAAGAGTCAGTTATTCATAAGAATTAGACGCGTGTAAGTCCTCTCTTAATGTTGTGATTTGTTGCTGATACTTGTACTAGCTACTGTTTAGCCTGAGTTTAATCACAACATTCGAAGTTCAAGTTTCTATAGTATGAAGATTTAAAAGAACTTTTGTTTACGTCTTGTTGAATGATGTGGTTCAGGTGAAGTTTCTCCAGTACACTACCTTAATATGTTGATTGATGAGAAACTTcattaaatgagatattttggtTAGTCAAATGTATCTTTGAATAAGTTTAGTGATAGAGTTATTTTATGTAATGTTGTATCACTAATAGTACCGAGTGAATATTGGTAGTGTTAAACTCTATACTAAAACATCATATAATAAGTTGATTacaatttatatatcaaataaataaaatctctgATCTCAGGTCAAGGACATGTCAGACGTATATGTTGTATCATCGAACTAGGTTAACAGTATTTACTGTTTTTTTCTGTCTCTACTTATATGCACTATTAGTTGTTCGTACCGTTAGTTATGTAAGGGTTCATCCTTGTTTCCTGTTGTTGTGACATTCactatttatcaaattctatttcattaataattttcataaaaaaaaacttttaaaaatatttacaaatttaaaaaatatcacaaatcatttatgtatatttatttatttattgtgtcGGCACAAGGAAACAAAGGATTTATGGATGAACAGATCAAAATTAATGGATGATAAGACTTAATTACAAATCatgaagattaaaaatatatatataaattttcttttcaaaattattagcccaaattcatatatatgcAAAGGATAAAGGAAGTGATTTCCTATGGAAATTTCATGAggaacaatttttattttctttttcgatttactattttgaaattatatcaCTATAGTTAGAAAGCAGTGGCAAACTTTCCCGTGTTCGtcctcttcaattttttttatagaaaatttaacaCATGATAAAACTGTAGGTAGACAGTTAAATAGATTGCACAATAAACATAACCTAAGTTAgacgtaaatattttatatattttgataaggAGAAGCACATAGGAATCTAGCTCTattataaataagaataatagCAACTATAGTATTATTGACAAATCACCAAATGATGTATGATGTTATAATATAGACTCGACattatctttaaaatgttattatcaTAGCAAACCATAGTACTAAAATTTCTCCCTTTACAACTAGGAGATCAATATTTCAACTTAGGTGTTAAAAAGCTTGATCAGTGAGATCTAGATGATAGAGAGGTTGTGTATGCTCATGCAACCCATCACCCTCATCCAAAAGAGAGAATTTAACTATATGACACATCATATCATCTAGTTGTAGTCGTCAATTTTTTTGCATCAACAATACCACatatgatttttcattttttttcctatggGTTCAAAACTAAGAGTGGAAATGCATTGAAATCACTTCAAGTTGAAGTTATAAAATAGGAAATCCGCCCATGTTTGAAggatacaaattaaaacatcaattttaacctttttgttataaaataaagcgtttttcaaaatttggctTCAATGCAAATAAACCATGAAATTAgtgtataaatataattaaaacaaattaaatactcTTTTCAAACTATGcttaagtaataataatatttttggtgtttaatttgataattctTGGGCCTATGCAATTGGGCTACATTGCCGGAGCCCACAATGGTAAACTCTCCCTAATCTcccaaatttattaatttcaaataaataaatttgcaAGGAATCAGTCTGATcatttctaacattttttaaaatcaatatatttttagtttgttgaattaataaaagagggataattaatcaaacattTCTAACTCAATTATGTATGCCAAAATATGGGTagttaaaaaaactaatatatcattgaaaggaaaaaaatactAATGGTATCGTTGGTTTAATTGACAAACTAAAATTAGTTATggacaaaaaaagaattgatcTTAAAGAAACCCGAGCTCCATCTTTCTTTACTATGTAATAAAAGAGCGTTACATATATAAGGATATACCATATGGGTTTAATGTTTGAATCAATAGAGAACATCTTGATCATCTCAATGCTGTATGTGTACTATTATATTCCCAATTCCTTTAGATGCAAAATGAGGGGTTAGTGTGAGCTTATCCATATAGTACTTATAAATcgtaaaattattatagtttatagaCTAAAGTGGTTGGAGTATTGAAAAAATTTACTATCTCACGCACATTGGTAGCCAAAAGCTAGCTGTGGATGGGAATCAGAACATCACAGTTGAGACATAAAGGTTCATCCATTAAGCTTTGAGTGATATAATGAGAAAGAAGTAGTTTTGCATGCAAATaataaaggggaaaaaaatgaagaaagaggTAAATGTATAAATGTACATATATAggtatagagagagagagagcaaaTAATTAAGAAGGGAAAAGAAGTTCCTTAGCCACTTTAATTAAGGAAGAGGTGAAACCCTTTGTTTGGTTCTCTGATATTTTAGGTATATGGATTGCTATGCGTCGTAGAACAAGTTGTGATGCATTAATAACAGACTCAACTACTTgatatatgttgatgataaaatttagGGAGAAAAAAACTGTACATGACAACCCTGataaattttgtagttttagaacgacaaaatcaagaaaaattattttgatgcTAAAATCAAGGATGAAATTAAACtctaaaatgaagaaagaagaagccaAAAGTTTGATTctagataaattaaaagtaaaagttaaaCTCATATGAAGTTGTAACAATGTGTTTAATAGGAAGAAGGATTTAAAGTTTACCTAATTAGGCTTGATTCTAGAtgagttttttcttatatCCTATCCAAACTAGAACTactaaatcaataattaattaattgaccCTAGACTTATTTAAGTGATCTAAATTAATCTAACCGTTTTTACTAACTTTTgatgtatttctttctatctaatgtaaaaaaaaaaaacgagttTACAATTAGTGGTGTTAGATAGTATAtagtttcatctcaaaaccaattgattATGAGAGGAGTAGTTCATCCATTCTTAGTTTTTTCAACGTGAGACTCTCAACACATCTCCAACAAATAGTGTGTTTTACCTTACGAAGGGCACGTAATTGAGGTAAGGTATTAGGCGTGAGACGCGTAATACATGCATATATTTACAAAGAGATatacaaagaaacaaataatatgataaaagtaatattaataaaaccaTATCATAATTCTCACGAGACCTACAACTTCCTGCATTTATTACATATACAcacaaatatatgtatatgtccTTCCccccttctctctttctttctatttatatataaatacctTCTCAATAATAATCCTTCTCTTTTGTTCCCAAAACACACTCATACAACACTCTTCAAATAAAACCAGACACATCATGGCTCATATTGCTGTGGAGAGAAATAGAAGAAGGCAAATGAATGAACATCTTAGGGTTTTGAGATCTTTAACCCCTTCTTTCTATATCAAAAGGGTTTCtcttcaatctctctctctctcttttattcttaattttcatgTGCTTTCATATGATGGAGTTTGGTTACTTTTATCTTAATTATTACAGGGAGATCAAGCCTCCATTATTGGGGGAGTCATAGAGTTCATCAAGGAGTTGCATCAAGTATTGCAATCCTTGGAGTCAAATAAACGAAGGAGGAAGAGTATAAGCCCTAGCCCCGGTCCGAGCCCAAAGGCACAGTTGGTGGCTTTGGGATCTGATAATAGCCCGTTTGGATTCGAAAATGGAGTTGATGTCGGAGCATGTTGCAATTCATCGGTTGCAGATGTTGAAGCAAAGATTTCGGGTTCGAACGTGGTTTTGAAGATCATTTCTCGACGGATTCCCGGCCAACTTCCAAAGATGATTGGTGTCTTCGAGAGGCTGTCCTTTGAGGTTCTTCATCTCAACATTAGTAGTATGGATGACACGGTTCTATACTCTTTTGTTGTCAAGGTATACAATATCGCCTTATTTAACTACCCTCCTACTTAGGGTTTCTATTTTGATTGGGATATGACATAAAGCTCATACTTGAAAccctaatctttttttttttttttgtttatttcacatatgaaaacaaaactatcTATAGCTGAATAGGAATTatataaattggaaaatatttaagatatCATATACACAAGAGGGTACTATATATTACCAAAGATAGatggaaaataattttgaaagaatttgaagttattgtaaataaaattacatttatttgGATCAAAACTGACACAAGGAAACTATAGAAAGTTTGAATCattgttaaactttttttttgcccAAGTATAGATCACCACACAAATTCATTAGAAAAAGAGGGAGAATAATTCATGTGTATTCAACGcttcaaaacaatattatttttgcatGTGATGATCATatcatatattcaattttgatCTATCTTTCCCTTCATATATCCAAATTTTGATCTAACTTTGGACTAAAGTTAGGGTTCATGGGTTTCCACTTTTAGCTATCAACCCATCctatcttcaatcttcaacaactttatatttaaacgCATGCATGGAATAACGACTAggtaaaattgataaataaaactatccTTAAGTTCTTGAGATTATAAATCTAGAATAActtatcatctttttttttttttttttatgcatgcatgcatgtaatattgttttacacataaaattttattttaaactctAGATTCGTGGATGGTGCGTGatcaaaatgatttaaattgttatttattttccttaattgataagttttatttaaactttttgttgGATGCAGATAGGACTTGAATGTCAGCTAAGTTTGGAGGAATTAGCTTTTGAAGTTCAACAAAGCTTTTGCTCTCAACTTTATTTATGCCAGTGataaacataatataattaaccTTTCAATGACTTAATTATATGCTTAATTATGGTCAGTTTAAGTTTACAttaagaatagaaaaataagaCAGTTTGGCCGATCACTGTTTAATCAATATATgaagtttatatataatatgtttatttatttatttatattcctCCCTTATTATAAGTACTTTATctactttttagtttaataattgCAGAACATAGATTAAACTATGGTTCTTTGGAATgatattaatgtttttaatgGCCAATCTTGTAGTTGAAGATCATGATTAAGCCTTCCGCAGttaggaaattttttaaaaaacaattcttttcttaattatattttaattttttgacaACATGTGTGAGATTTTTCCTTGTGATCATCTAAAGATTTTTcctaatattttgattcttttatgagtcatataattaactaaaaccttcaattaacaattttattaattaactaaaaaaccTAACTAGCTAGTGTATCAAATTAAATCCTTCCATTAGATAAAAActctagaaaataaaattactccTCCTAAAAACCTACAAAactagaaagaaagaaaaaatgtaattctTTCCTCAACGAATAATAGAGAGAAATAGGGTagatgaaaacataaaatatccctcgtatatatgttaataaaGACATAAAGTTATTAATGTTTATCTGAGGTCTACAAgtacattatattttaattttctctaattttatGGTAATCTAGGGCATAATTAAGTATACATCTATTCATACCTAAATAAACTTAGGGTACTGTTGACATggataatatcaaaatttccaTCAAAG of the Cucumis sativus cultivar 9930 chromosome 3, Cucumber_9930_V3, whole genome shotgun sequence genome contains:
- the LOC101210735 gene encoding probable aspartic proteinase GIP2, with the protein product MASSTSFSFFSSILFLLFSISIAATSFRPKSLLLPVTKHPSLQYITEIHQRTPLVPVKLTVDLGGQFMWVDCDRGYVSSSYKPARCRSAQCSLASKSSACGQCFSPPRPGCNNNTCSLFPGNTIIRLSTSGEVASDVVSVSSTNGFNPTRAVSIPNFLFVCGSTFLLEGLAPGVTGMAGFGRNGISLPSQFAAAFSFNRKFAVCLSGSTSSPGVIFSGNGPYHFLPNIDLTNSFTYTPLFINPVSTAGVSSAGEKSTEYFIGVTSIVVNSKPVPLNTTLLKIDSNGNGGTKISTVNPFTVLESSIYKALVKAFTTEVSKVPRVGAVAPFEVCYSSKSFPSTRLGAGVPTIDLVLQNKKVIWSMFGANSMVQVNDEVLCLGFVDGGVDVRTAIVIGAHQIEDKLLEFDLATSRLGFTPTLLGRMTTCANFNFTSNA
- the LOC101203445 gene encoding transcription factor MUTE isoform X2; the encoded protein is MAHIAVERNRRRQMNEHLRVLRSLTPSFYIKRGDQASIIGGVIEFIKELHQVLQSLESNKRRRKSISPSPGPSPKAQLVALGSDNSPFGFENGVDVGACCNSSVADVEAKISGSNVVLKIISRRIPGQLPKMIGVFERLSFEVLHLNISSMDDTVLYSFVVKDLNVS
- the LOC101203445 gene encoding transcription factor MUTE isoform X1; amino-acid sequence: MAHIAVERNRRRQMNEHLRVLRSLTPSFYIKRGDQASIIGGVIEFIKELHQVLQSLESNKRRRKSISPSPGPSPKAQLVALGSDNSPFGFENGVDVGACCNSSVADVEAKISGSNVVLKIISRRIPGQLPKMIGVFERLSFEVLHLNISSMDDTVLYSFVVKIGLECQLSLEELAFEVQQSFCSQLYLCQ